Proteins found in one Pelobates fuscus isolate aPelFus1 chromosome 10, aPelFus1.pri, whole genome shotgun sequence genomic segment:
- the LOC134575338 gene encoding serine protease 1-like, whose translation MKSILLFALLGLAAAFPLDDDKIVGGYTCPENSVPYIVSLNAGYHFCGGSLINDHWVVSAAHCYQSRIEVRLGEHNIEVIEGNEQFIKSEKVIRHPKYNSYMIDNDIMLIRLSEPAKLNNRVQHIRLPTACAPAGTQCLISGWGNTLSYGSNYPDLLQCLDAPILTDQQCREAYPGQITENMICVGYLEGGKDSCQGDSGGPVVCNGELQGVVSWGRGCALSGYPGVYAKVCNYIGWIEETIANY comes from the exons ATGAAGAGTATACTCCTGTTTGCCCTCCTGGGACTTGCCG CCGCATTCCCCTTGGATGATGATAAGATCGTAGGAGGCTATACCTGCCCTGAAAATTCTGTTCCATACATTGTATCTCTGAATGCTGGCTACCACTTCTGTGGAGGTTCTCTGATTAATGATCACTGGGTGGTCTCTGCTGCTCACTGCTACCAATC ACGCATTGAAGTCAGACTTGGAGAACATAACATTGAAGTGATCGAGGGAAATGAACAATTTATCAAATCTGAAAAGGTTATCCGCCACCCAAAATACAATTCCTATATGATTGACAATGACATCATGTTAATCCGACTGTCAGAGCCCGCCAAACTGAACAACCGTGTACAGCATATCCGTctgcctacagcctgtgctccaGCCGGAACACAATGTCTCATCTCTGGGTGGGGAAACACTCTGAGCTACGGAT caaaTTATCCCGACCTTTTGCAATGTTTGGATGCTCCTATTCTAACCGACCAGCAGTGCCGTGAAGCTTATCCAGGACAAATCACCGAGAATATGATCTGTGTGGGTTATCTCGAAGGAGGAAAAGATTCCTGCCAG GGTGACTCAGGTGGCCCCGTGGTTTGCAATGGAGAGCTGCAAGGAGTGGTATCTTGGGGTAGAGGCTGTGCTTTATCTGGGTATCCAGGCGTTTATGCTAAGGTGTGCAACTACATTGGCTGGATTGAGGAGACCATCGCCAACTACTAA